The Cucumis melo cultivar AY chromosome 9, USDA_Cmelo_AY_1.0, whole genome shotgun sequence genome includes the window aacataaaagaacactggttggctattgcagctgatatgagaaaatgcaggatctacgtgttcgactcaatgccaaattatgttgagcagaaacttgttgatgaagctcttcaaatgcctgcacgatgcattgcctcactcgcgattgcaattggagtcaacctccattcagatcgtttcacatatggcccttggccaatacgcagatcgaaggccacattacagaaagggcgttcattggattgtggaattttctgtaccaaatttgttgaatgccttgtaactgctagtgaccttggttgtctaactgtgccaaacatgaaactgtttagacaacaatatgtgctggaactttgggccaataaatacttttgttaatatttgtattcgtttatataatttttttatgtaatttttatagagagaataacatattataattttaaactttgttataaaataaatactttgtgatattttcaattaaacgcgaccaaaattgagaaagaatatttgagttaatatttgtattcgtttagatacatatcacaaaatattcgtgtagagaaatactcatcgcgcacatatgtataaacgatcttcttaataaacgatgtctaaacgatcttcttaataaatgtcaaaatattaagcgatcgtttagtaaagtctaaacgatcgtttggtaaagtctaaacgatcgttcggtaagtgtaaacgatcttcttaataaacgatgtctaaacgatcttcttaataaacgtcaaaatattaagcgatcgtttagtaaagtctaaacgatcgtttggtaaagtctaaacgatcgtttggtacagtctaaacgatcgtttggtaaagtctaaacgatattcttaaaatcataaaaaaattcagcgatcgtttagctacaagtagttttgcaacatagagaataatcgatactactaattgaaatgcaacatacacaataatagaacagccaattgatacttgtgatttatgttaatatttcaatacataggagtgttggttggTCCATacttgaaatgctaattgttttctaaagtatgacatgtt containing:
- the LOC127150995 gene encoding uncharacterized protein LOC127150995, coding for MLHLKHHCKRSFRILHSSFLTGINKPDCIVWNHIFDTHLVTPDNKKAEWTDPTAHLSIWTEKDVEYYFNTAVGDYNDIPGWGDVNYVITCINIKEHWLAIAADMRKCRIYVFDSMPNYVEQKLVDEALQMPARCIASLAIAIGVNLHSDRFTYGPWPIRRSKATLQKGRSLDCGIFCTKFVECLVTASDLGCLTVPNMKLFRQQYVLELWANKYFC